From a single Lacerta agilis isolate rLacAgi1 chromosome 3, rLacAgi1.pri, whole genome shotgun sequence genomic region:
- the DYNLT1 gene encoding dynein light chain Tctex-type 1 encodes MDELQSAEETAFIVDEVSNIIKEAIEGTIGGNVYLHSKVNQWTTSVVEQILSHLTKLGKPFKYVVTCVIMQKNGAGLHTASSCFWDNSADGTCTVRWENKTMYCIVSAFGLAI; translated from the exons atgGACGAGCTTCAGTCTGCAGAGGAG ACTGCGTTTATTGTGGATGAAGTAAGCAACATTATAAAAGAG GCCATAGAAGGAACAATAGGTGGCAATGTGTATCTGCACAGCAAAGTGAATCAATGGACTACAAGTGTTGTAGAGCAAATTCTGAGTCATCTCACAAAGCTGGGGAAACCTTTCAAATATGTTG TGACATGTGTGATTATGCAAAAGAATGGTGCTGGACTTCATACTGCAAGCTCTTGCTTCTGGGACAACTCTGCTGATG gaaCCTGCACTGTGAGATGGGAGAACAAGACTATGTACTGTATCGTCAGTGCCTTTGGACTCGCAATATGA